From the genome of Labrus bergylta chromosome 12, fLabBer1.1, whole genome shotgun sequence, one region includes:
- the LOC109993171 gene encoding probable G-protein coupled receptor 153 isoform X2 yields MVDEVTTMKDDVINANTLAWLVCSGVSILANTWSILSVSAKQKKWKPLEFLICTLAGTHILNMAIPITMYCVITLRRQHSNYEWNEGLCKVFVSTFYTLTLVTCFSVTSLSYHRMWMVRWPVNYRLSNTKKQAVHTVMGIWMVSFILSTLPAVGWHDTIDRFYTSDCRFIVTEIGLGFGVCFLLLIGGSVAMGVICIGIALFQTFSIQAGHKADKNKFNVPTIVVEDAQGKRRSSIDGSEPLKTSLQITYLISGIVFIYDFLTGFPILVVSFASLKFDRSYNWMVLCVLWCSIVQSILLPMFLWACDRYRADIRMVWEKCVAIMSNDDVDEEGLPCITHHSFVRTEWNVPPTRRYSHDETDMWTSDRIPSYLHRWGSTEDMIVSAHYSSTLPRHERRRSSLVSYHEETHHHHHHHHHHHPPHRKRRRSEDSVHSLKHLPRVVCGGERYEDELRCFSRDEVINFIDETPLPSPRKSPRRTSTISLIPNVYEQPTVILPYFPLTDFEHEPQALRRLSEHKRSSSSRGNTPEGTPKPDRPDFKKSPGECGSAKSCQERSRDRKRQCEAGTPGCSRQTLGHFPCRPRTGGGAGAGAGADWVNQRHQSKAEGKGSINSFVSTPSASSSGYMTFHSDSVGSTT; encoded by the exons ATGGTGGATGAGGTAACCACCATGAAGGATGATGTCATCAACGCCAACACGCTGGCTTGGCTGGTCTGCTCAGGCGTGTCCATCCTTGCCAACACATGGAGCATCCTCAGCGTCAGTGCCAAGCAGAAAAAGTGGAAACCACTGGAGTTCCTCATTTGCACACTGGCAGGCACACACATCCTCAACATGGCCATCCCAATCACAATGTACTGTGTGATAACGCTGCGACGCCAGCACTCCAACTACGAGTGGAATGAGGGGCTCTGCAAGGTGTTTGTCTCCACCTTCTACACTCTCACACTGGTCACATGCTTCTCTGTAACCTCGCTCTCTTATCACCGCATGTGGATGGTACGCTGGCCTGTGAACTACAG GTTGAGTAACACCAAGAAGCAGGCGGTGCACACAGTGATGGGCATCTGGATGGTCTCCTTCATCCTGTCCACACTTCCAGCAGTTGGTTGGCACGACACCATTGATCGCTTCTACACCTCTGACTGCCGATTCATTGTGACAGAGATCGGGCTGGGTTTCGGTGTGTGCTTTCTGCTGCTGATCGGGGGAAGTGTGGCCATGGGTGTGATCTGCATCGGCATTGCCCTCTTCCAGACCTTCTCTATTCAGGCGGGACACAAAGCTGACAAGAACAAGTTCAATGTCCCAACCATAGTGGTGGAGGACGCTCAGGGGAAGCGCAGATCATCTATTGATGGATCAGAGCCTCTCAAAACATCACTGCAGATCACCTACCTGATAAGTGGTATCGTTTTCATCTACGACTTCCTGACTGGCTTCCCCATATTG GTGGTGAGCTTTGCCAGTCTAAAGTTCGACCGCTCCTACAACTGGATGgtgttgtgtgtgctgtggTGCTCCATCGTCCAGTCCATCCTACTGCCCATGTTCCTCTGGGCTTGTGACCGCTATCGGGCCGACATCCGCATGGTGTGGGAGAAGTGTGTGGCTATCATGTCCAACGATGATGTGGATGAGG agggCTTGCCATGTATAACTCATCACAGTT TTGTCAGAACAGAATGGAAT GTGCCCCCTACAAGAAGATACTCCCACGACGAAACCGACATGTGGACCAGCGACCGGATCCCCTCATACCTACACAGATGGGGCTCCACCGAGGACATGATAGTGAGTGCCCACTACAGCTCCACCTTGCCGCGCCACGAGAGGCGCAGGAGCAGCCTGGTCTCTTACCACGAGGAGacccaccatcaccatcatcatcatcatcatcatcatcccccACACCGCAAGCGGCGACGCTCTGAGGATAGCGTGCACTCCCTCAAACACCTGCCGCGCGTGGTTTGTGGTGGGGAGCGCTACGAGGATGAGCTGCGGTGTTTCAGCCGCGATGAGGTGATAAACTTTATAGATGAGACACCGCTGCCAAGTCCCAGGAAGAGCCCGCGGCGCACATCCACCATCTCACTTATCCCCAATGTGTATGAACAGCCCACAGTCATCCTTCCTTACTTCCCCCTCACAGACTTTGAGCATGAGCCTCAAGCACTCAGGCGGCTCTCTGAACACAAAAGAAGCAGCAGTAGTCGGGGAAACACGCCTGAGGGTACCCCCAAACCAGACAGACCTGACTTCAAAAAGAGCCCCGGGGAATGCGGCTCCGCTAAAAGCTGCCAGGAGCGCTCACGAGACAGGAAACGGCAGTGTGAGGCGGGCACACCTGGATGCAGCCGTCAGACTCTGGGGCATTTTCCCTGCAGGCCCAGGACAGGTGGGGGGGCGGGTGCAGGTGCAGGTGCTGACTGGGTGAATCAGAGGCACCAGAGCAAGGCAGAGGGCAAAGGAAGCATAAACAGTTTTGTAAGCACACCGTCGGCATCCTCCTCGGGGTACATGACCTTTCACTCTGACTCTGTTGGCTCTACCACATAG
- the her3 gene encoding hairy-related 3: MVATTDCEEKSKTISGNKVSKPVMEKKRRARINKCLDQLKTLLESYYSSSIRKRKLEKADILELTVKHLRNLQKIQSCTASASEFSDYQAGFRSCMANVNQYLMMADNLNGNDRWMLSQLSSKVCQSRVREEIFSTMDSGPGQAGAPEEARRHLPSAARPKDRQMVPCKAPKHHIAITTPRLPSTDAQQPPVTKQAVCVTAPSQNTHEKKLHSTYHMNEAAKTEEKVWRPW; the protein is encoded by the exons ATGGTGGCGACGACAGACTGCGAAGAAAAGTCCAAAACCATATCTGGAAACAAG gtatCCAAACCTGTGATGGAGAAGAAACGACGAGCGCGCATAAACAAATGCTTGGACCAGTTAAAAACTCTTCTGGAAAGCTACTACAGCAGCAGT ATTCGAAAGCGCAAACTGGAAAAGGCTGACATCCTGGAGCTCACTGTGAAACATCTCAGGAACCTGCAGAAGATTCAGAGCT GCACTGCCTCCGCTTCCGAGTTTTCAGATTACCAAGCGGGATTCCGTAGTTGCATGGCAAACGTCAACCAATATCTGATGATGGCAGACAATTTAAACGGGAACGACCGCTGGATGTTATCGCAGCTTTCCAGTAAAGTGTGCCAATCCAGGGTGCGTGAGGAAAtattcagcaccatggacagcggcCCGGGCCAGGCGGGGGCACCAGAAGAGGCGCGGAGGCATCTTCCATCTGCAGCTAGACCTAAGGACAGACAAATGGTCCCATGCAAAGCTCCGAAACACCACATAGCGATCACGACTCCACGTTTACCAAGTACAGACGCACAGCAGCCACCTGTTACCAAACAGGCTGTCTGTGTGACGGCTCCCTCACAAAATACTCACGAAAAGAAGCTGCACTCCACGTATCACATGAATGAAGCTGCAAAAACTGAGGAAAAGGTCTGGCGGCCTTGGTAG
- the LOC109993171 gene encoding probable G-protein coupled receptor 153 isoform X1 has translation MVDEVTTMKDDVINANTLAWLVCSGVSILANTWSILSVSAKQKKWKPLEFLICTLAGTHILNMAIPITMYCVITLRRQHSNYEWNEGLCKVFVSTFYTLTLVTCFSVTSLSYHRMWMVRWPVNYRLSNTKKQAVHTVMGIWMVSFILSTLPAVGWHDTIDRFYTSDCRFIVTEIGLGFGVCFLLLIGGSVAMGVICIGIALFQTFSIQAGHKADKNKFNVPTIVVEDAQGKRRSSIDGSEPLKTSLQITYLISGIVFIYDFLTGFPILVVSFASLKFDRSYNWMVLCVLWCSIVQSILLPMFLWACDRYRADIRMVWEKCVAIMSNDDVDEEDSQDGGIHADLLNDRPYDYSSSPEIVTVDRNAKYEFSTLERGVLQGYPLREQQEDKMQYLQVPPTRRYSHDETDMWTSDRIPSYLHRWGSTEDMIVSAHYSSTLPRHERRRSSLVSYHEETHHHHHHHHHHHPPHRKRRRSEDSVHSLKHLPRVVCGGERYEDELRCFSRDEVINFIDETPLPSPRKSPRRTSTISLIPNVYEQPTVILPYFPLTDFEHEPQALRRLSEHKRSSSSRGNTPEGTPKPDRPDFKKSPGECGSAKSCQERSRDRKRQCEAGTPGCSRQTLGHFPCRPRTGGGAGAGAGADWVNQRHQSKAEGKGSINSFVSTPSASSSGYMTFHSDSVGSTT, from the exons ATGGTGGATGAGGTAACCACCATGAAGGATGATGTCATCAACGCCAACACGCTGGCTTGGCTGGTCTGCTCAGGCGTGTCCATCCTTGCCAACACATGGAGCATCCTCAGCGTCAGTGCCAAGCAGAAAAAGTGGAAACCACTGGAGTTCCTCATTTGCACACTGGCAGGCACACACATCCTCAACATGGCCATCCCAATCACAATGTACTGTGTGATAACGCTGCGACGCCAGCACTCCAACTACGAGTGGAATGAGGGGCTCTGCAAGGTGTTTGTCTCCACCTTCTACACTCTCACACTGGTCACATGCTTCTCTGTAACCTCGCTCTCTTATCACCGCATGTGGATGGTACGCTGGCCTGTGAACTACAG GTTGAGTAACACCAAGAAGCAGGCGGTGCACACAGTGATGGGCATCTGGATGGTCTCCTTCATCCTGTCCACACTTCCAGCAGTTGGTTGGCACGACACCATTGATCGCTTCTACACCTCTGACTGCCGATTCATTGTGACAGAGATCGGGCTGGGTTTCGGTGTGTGCTTTCTGCTGCTGATCGGGGGAAGTGTGGCCATGGGTGTGATCTGCATCGGCATTGCCCTCTTCCAGACCTTCTCTATTCAGGCGGGACACAAAGCTGACAAGAACAAGTTCAATGTCCCAACCATAGTGGTGGAGGACGCTCAGGGGAAGCGCAGATCATCTATTGATGGATCAGAGCCTCTCAAAACATCACTGCAGATCACCTACCTGATAAGTGGTATCGTTTTCATCTACGACTTCCTGACTGGCTTCCCCATATTG GTGGTGAGCTTTGCCAGTCTAAAGTTCGACCGCTCCTACAACTGGATGgtgttgtgtgtgctgtggTGCTCCATCGTCCAGTCCATCCTACTGCCCATGTTCCTCTGGGCTTGTGACCGCTATCGGGCCGACATCCGCATGGTGTGGGAGAAGTGTGTGGCTATCATGTCCAACGATGATGTGGATGAGG AAGACAGCCAAGATGGAGGAATACATGCCGACTTATTAAATGACAGACCATATGACTATAGCTCGTCGCCTGAAATCGTGACGGTAGACCGTAATGCCAAGTATGAGTTCTCAACCTTAGAAAGGGGGGTTCTGCAAGGGTATCCATTGAGGGAACAACAGGAAGATAAAATGCAGTATTTGCAG GTGCCCCCTACAAGAAGATACTCCCACGACGAAACCGACATGTGGACCAGCGACCGGATCCCCTCATACCTACACAGATGGGGCTCCACCGAGGACATGATAGTGAGTGCCCACTACAGCTCCACCTTGCCGCGCCACGAGAGGCGCAGGAGCAGCCTGGTCTCTTACCACGAGGAGacccaccatcaccatcatcatcatcatcatcatcatcccccACACCGCAAGCGGCGACGCTCTGAGGATAGCGTGCACTCCCTCAAACACCTGCCGCGCGTGGTTTGTGGTGGGGAGCGCTACGAGGATGAGCTGCGGTGTTTCAGCCGCGATGAGGTGATAAACTTTATAGATGAGACACCGCTGCCAAGTCCCAGGAAGAGCCCGCGGCGCACATCCACCATCTCACTTATCCCCAATGTGTATGAACAGCCCACAGTCATCCTTCCTTACTTCCCCCTCACAGACTTTGAGCATGAGCCTCAAGCACTCAGGCGGCTCTCTGAACACAAAAGAAGCAGCAGTAGTCGGGGAAACACGCCTGAGGGTACCCCCAAACCAGACAGACCTGACTTCAAAAAGAGCCCCGGGGAATGCGGCTCCGCTAAAAGCTGCCAGGAGCGCTCACGAGACAGGAAACGGCAGTGTGAGGCGGGCACACCTGGATGCAGCCGTCAGACTCTGGGGCATTTTCCCTGCAGGCCCAGGACAGGTGGGGGGGCGGGTGCAGGTGCAGGTGCTGACTGGGTGAATCAGAGGCACCAGAGCAAGGCAGAGGGCAAAGGAAGCATAAACAGTTTTGTAAGCACACCGTCGGCATCCTCCTCGGGGTACATGACCTTTCACTCTGACTCTGTTGGCTCTACCACATAG
- the LOC109993171 gene encoding probable G-protein coupled receptor 153 isoform X3, which translates to MRGSARLSNTKKQAVHTVMGIWMVSFILSTLPAVGWHDTIDRFYTSDCRFIVTEIGLGFGVCFLLLIGGSVAMGVICIGIALFQTFSIQAGHKADKNKFNVPTIVVEDAQGKRRSSIDGSEPLKTSLQITYLISGIVFIYDFLTGFPILVVSFASLKFDRSYNWMVLCVLWCSIVQSILLPMFLWACDRYRADIRMVWEKCVAIMSNDDVDEEDSQDGGIHADLLNDRPYDYSSSPEIVTVDRNAKYEFSTLERGVLQGYPLREQQEDKMQYLQVPPTRRYSHDETDMWTSDRIPSYLHRWGSTEDMIVSAHYSSTLPRHERRRSSLVSYHEETHHHHHHHHHHHPPHRKRRRSEDSVHSLKHLPRVVCGGERYEDELRCFSRDEVINFIDETPLPSPRKSPRRTSTISLIPNVYEQPTVILPYFPLTDFEHEPQALRRLSEHKRSSSSRGNTPEGTPKPDRPDFKKSPGECGSAKSCQERSRDRKRQCEAGTPGCSRQTLGHFPCRPRTGGGAGAGAGADWVNQRHQSKAEGKGSINSFVSTPSASSSGYMTFHSDSVGSTT; encoded by the exons ATGAGGGGCTCTGCAAG GTTGAGTAACACCAAGAAGCAGGCGGTGCACACAGTGATGGGCATCTGGATGGTCTCCTTCATCCTGTCCACACTTCCAGCAGTTGGTTGGCACGACACCATTGATCGCTTCTACACCTCTGACTGCCGATTCATTGTGACAGAGATCGGGCTGGGTTTCGGTGTGTGCTTTCTGCTGCTGATCGGGGGAAGTGTGGCCATGGGTGTGATCTGCATCGGCATTGCCCTCTTCCAGACCTTCTCTATTCAGGCGGGACACAAAGCTGACAAGAACAAGTTCAATGTCCCAACCATAGTGGTGGAGGACGCTCAGGGGAAGCGCAGATCATCTATTGATGGATCAGAGCCTCTCAAAACATCACTGCAGATCACCTACCTGATAAGTGGTATCGTTTTCATCTACGACTTCCTGACTGGCTTCCCCATATTG GTGGTGAGCTTTGCCAGTCTAAAGTTCGACCGCTCCTACAACTGGATGgtgttgtgtgtgctgtggTGCTCCATCGTCCAGTCCATCCTACTGCCCATGTTCCTCTGGGCTTGTGACCGCTATCGGGCCGACATCCGCATGGTGTGGGAGAAGTGTGTGGCTATCATGTCCAACGATGATGTGGATGAGG AAGACAGCCAAGATGGAGGAATACATGCCGACTTATTAAATGACAGACCATATGACTATAGCTCGTCGCCTGAAATCGTGACGGTAGACCGTAATGCCAAGTATGAGTTCTCAACCTTAGAAAGGGGGGTTCTGCAAGGGTATCCATTGAGGGAACAACAGGAAGATAAAATGCAGTATTTGCAG GTGCCCCCTACAAGAAGATACTCCCACGACGAAACCGACATGTGGACCAGCGACCGGATCCCCTCATACCTACACAGATGGGGCTCCACCGAGGACATGATAGTGAGTGCCCACTACAGCTCCACCTTGCCGCGCCACGAGAGGCGCAGGAGCAGCCTGGTCTCTTACCACGAGGAGacccaccatcaccatcatcatcatcatcatcatcatcccccACACCGCAAGCGGCGACGCTCTGAGGATAGCGTGCACTCCCTCAAACACCTGCCGCGCGTGGTTTGTGGTGGGGAGCGCTACGAGGATGAGCTGCGGTGTTTCAGCCGCGATGAGGTGATAAACTTTATAGATGAGACACCGCTGCCAAGTCCCAGGAAGAGCCCGCGGCGCACATCCACCATCTCACTTATCCCCAATGTGTATGAACAGCCCACAGTCATCCTTCCTTACTTCCCCCTCACAGACTTTGAGCATGAGCCTCAAGCACTCAGGCGGCTCTCTGAACACAAAAGAAGCAGCAGTAGTCGGGGAAACACGCCTGAGGGTACCCCCAAACCAGACAGACCTGACTTCAAAAAGAGCCCCGGGGAATGCGGCTCCGCTAAAAGCTGCCAGGAGCGCTCACGAGACAGGAAACGGCAGTGTGAGGCGGGCACACCTGGATGCAGCCGTCAGACTCTGGGGCATTTTCCCTGCAGGCCCAGGACAGGTGGGGGGGCGGGTGCAGGTGCAGGTGCTGACTGGGTGAATCAGAGGCACCAGAGCAAGGCAGAGGGCAAAGGAAGCATAAACAGTTTTGTAAGCACACCGTCGGCATCCTCCTCGGGGTACATGACCTTTCACTCTGACTCTGTTGGCTCTACCACATAG